Genomic window (Candidatus Manganitrophaceae bacterium):
GCAGGGCCGCCAGATTGCAAATTATGTTTTTCAGAACGCATTTGTGCCGCTGCGTGATACGACACCCGGCGGGGGTTGGGGGCGGTAATTATGCAGTTGGTTTCCCGGCTCCCTCGGTTGGACCCACAATGCTGCACCCTGTAAGGTTACCCGGTTCTTTTTAGATTTTCTCAAAATATTTTTTGGAAGACGGATCCCCTTTTGTTAAACGGAGCCGTAGTTTACAGGTAGTCACTGTATCAGTTCGTGGGGTAAAACCCCACGAACTGAGGAAGTAGGGTTTGGGGAAACGCCCCGCGTCCCAAATAACCTGTTTTCATTTAAAAAATAATGTGTAAAATACGTTTTTGGTCGTCACGGTTTTGGGCATAAAGAAATGAATGTCGAAGTAGATCGTCTTCCGGAAGTGGCTCCGCTCAGAAAACCGGCTCTGCAAATTCCACAACGCTTTTTTTCCCTCGATGCGGTCCGAGGTCTCGCCGCGCTCTCGGTGATCTTCTGGCATTGGCAACATTTCTTCTACCATGGCATCGAGGCGGCGGAGTACGACAGAACCGCCCAGCCGTTCTATCCGCTCTTTTTTGTCTTTTACAATAAAGGGTGGATTGCGGTCGATTTCTTTTTCTCTTTGTCCGGATTTATTTTCTTCTGGCTATATTCTGAGCGGGTCGCCGCGCGCGACATCAGCGGCCGCAACTTCGCGCTCCTTCGTTTCTCCAGACTCTACCCGTTGCACCTGCTGGCGCTGGGGGTGGTGCTCGTCGGCCAATCGGTCATCTATCATCGAACCGGTCAGTTTTTTGTCTATCCTTTTAATGACGTTTATCATTTTATTCTGAATCTTCTCTTTGCCTCCAGTTGGGGGTTTGAGCGGGGTTTTTCATTCAACGCTCCCACATCGTCGGTTTCGATTGAGATCCTCATCTATGCGCTCTTCTTCATCCTCTGTTTAAAAGGGGGAGCGCGTCCCTGGATGCTGGCGCCGCTTGTCCTGGCAGGGCTGATCCTCCTTCGATTCCAGCCGCTTCTGGGCCGGGGTCTCTTTTCATTCTTCTTGGGCGGTCTGGTTTTTTATACATATGCGGCGATGGTCAAAGCGGGTTGGGTTGAAAGGTGGGTCGGGCCGTTTGCCTGGGTCATGATTGCCGGCTGGGTCGTTGCCCTGTTGGAGGGGCGATTTGATCTGATTCCTCTCGGCCGGAAAAGCGCCGCCTTGGCGATTACCGGCGTGTTATTTCCGATGACGATCTTGGCGCTCGCGCTGATTGAGACGAAGCGGGGACATCTCGGGGAGCGACTCTCTCCCCTCGGCGACATCAGCTACTCGCTCTATCTCCTTCATTTTCCATTGCAGTTAACTTTTATGATTGCAATCGGATCGATCGGATGGAGCCCCTCTTTCTTCTATACGAAGACATCGATGCTCGTGTTTTTTACGATACTGATTGGACTCTGCACCTTGAGCTACCGATTCCTCGAACGGCCGGCACAACGGATTTTAAGAGATAAATTTATGGCATAGCCCCAGACGCAGGACAAAGCCCAGACTTGGACCTTCTCAGGGCCGATTTCCTCGCGCCATCCGATGGGTGCCGGGGAGGCGGCCTCTTTATTTTGATGAACGGGTTTCGGAGGGCCAACACCTCCGAGGAGTCTCATGCCTTCAATTGGTCTCATACTTGCAAAAAGTATCAGGGTCGGAACCTGAAAAATCAGATCCTGATAAACAATGAGGAGGTAATGCGATGCGCTATTTCAAAAAGTTGATCTTGGCAACAGTTGTGCTTTCTCTCGTGGCCTCCTTCAGCGCCTGTCAAAAAGGGCCGGCGGAAAAAGCGGGCGAGAAGGTCGATAAAGCGGCCGAAAAAACGAAGGATGAAGTGAAGGATGTGACCCATTAAGAACAGATTCATCAGCAAGCTCCCAGATAGAAAACTTCTGCAGATTGGATGCAAAAAGTAGCGGTGAGGGGCGGGCCTGTCTGCCCCTCACCATCATCTGAAATAAGGATCTGAGGATCATTCTTTTCTCCATACGCTTCTGGTTTTTTGTATGAACATCTCCAGAGCTGTTTGTGTTGTAGGGCGTTATAGACAGCAGCTACAGGCGAGTCAATTCGTTAGTAAAGGTGCCCGGAGTCGGCACCTGCGGCGGTTGTTTTAACCTCCTCTGGGTCGTATATTCCCTTCATCCTCAGAGCGACAGAGCATCCCCTCCCGACGGCCTCCTTTTCTCGGCGGTATTTTTCCGATCCCAGTAGAAGGAAATTCTGAAGGCCGATCTGCTCGAATTCGGGTAGACTTTACCAGATGAAGAAAATTACCAAAGACGACGACGATAAATTGATCGTTGAGGTCTCTTCACGATGGGTGAAGGGGGTCGGCTTCGGGGCGCTCTTCTTTCTCGGCTTTCCCCTGATACGCTTCTTTTTCCATCAACCGCTCGGAAAAGAGCGTCTCATCGGATTTATCGGTGCAGCGATCACCTGCGGCGTGATCTATCTTGGATCTTATGAAGAAAGCCTTTTTACATTTCATTCAGGAGCACGCTTCCTGACCTGGAAGAGAAAGCGCTCCCTTTTGGAGAAGGAAGGGACACTCCCTTTTGACCGGATCACACAGGTGATCTTGCAATCTCCCATCGGGAACAGCAGATATTATCCAAAAGCGCGGGTGACCCTGTTGACCCGCGAAACAGAACTTCCCCTTTCAATTGCGTATGAACAGGATGAAATGAATCAGGTGATCGCGGAGCGGATTCGCTGCCGCCTCGGCCTCTCCGTGGAGCGCCTGGTACCGGACGCTGTTCAATCACTGATTGACCGGGGTCTTGACCTCGATGCCGTCCGGCTTCTTCGGGAAAAAGAGGGACTTTCGTTGATGGAAGCGAAAAACAAAGTTGTGCGACTGAAGGCCCGGGAGAAAAGGTAATGATGGGAATTTGAATTTAGAAAAGGAGGGGACTCTTCTAGATCGATGATGCGAAAGTTGGCGCGTTCCTTTTACGACCGTGACACCGTTGTGGTTGCCAAGGAGCTGCTCGGAAAATATCTTGTCCATCGATCCGACGGGGTGGAGCGGATCGGGCAGATCGTAGAAGTCGAGGCTTATCTTGGAACGCACGATCTGGCCGCGCACTCTTCAAAAGGGCTGACGGAGCGGACGAAAATCATGTTTGGCCCGCCCGGACATGCTTATGTTTACATGATCTATGGCCTCTATTACTGCATGAATGTCGTCACGGAGCGCGAAGGACATGCCTCCGCCGTGCTGTTGCGGGCAATCGCGCCGATAAAAAACATCGTCGGGCGAACCCAAGGGCCTGGGCTTCTCTGCCGGGCGATGCAGATCGACAAACGGCTCAACGGACACGATCTGGAGAGCGACGATTTTTACATTGCTGCGGTGCCGGAGGAGGCGCCGCCGGCGGTCGTTAAACGGCCGCGGGTCGGCGTCGATTATGCACGGCACTGGGCGAGACGATTATTGCGGTTCTACATCAAGGGGAATCGGTTTATTTCAAAGCCTTAATCTCTCTTCATTGCCCAAGCCCCTTGTTTATTAAAAGACGCTGTAAATGAATCTGATTTACGGCGTTTTTATTTTAGGTGAATTGTGATACAAAGATGCTTCTTGAGTTGTTCTGTCTGTACAGGTCCGATTTGAAATAGAAGGGTATGTATTCGATGAGAAAGAGATTACTCTGTTTTTTCACCCTCTTTATTTTATTCGGCGGAACGCGCTTCAATGCCGGCGCGGCAGAGTGGACTCCGTTTGTCGAGGATCATGCATTCAGGCATGCTTATGATAAGCAGAGCATCGTTCATACGCCGAAGGGAATTGTTCGCGTTGCGATCAAAGTCGACCCCAAAGGAAAGGAGGGGCGCGACTTTTTGCTAGAGGTTAGAAAGAAAATCGGCCTCACTCTGGAGGGGTATGATCATTATGGGTTCAGTCTCACAGTGATGGAGATCGACTGCGCAAACCATCAAAAGCGGATTTTGGAGAGCAACGATTTTAATCAAAAAGGGGAGCTTCTCGACAGTGTCTCCTCCCCGAATCCAAAGTGGGCCCCGATCGCGACCGACTCCATCCATGGCCTCTACCAAAAGGTATTCTGCAAGCGTTAAAAAGCCCTCGCTCACTTCGGCCTCTCCGTTCATCCTCAATAAACGTCCCGGTCTCCGTCGCTCAGGGGGTCTAGGATATCGGGTGACCTCTAATTAAATTGAAATTTTGATCCGGACGAAAAAATTTGCAAATAAGGGGAGGAGAAGTTCCATCGGTCCGCTGTTAAGGCGTCGACGGCACGTCATCCTCGCTACCCTTCCGGGCACTAAAATTGCGTAGTAGTATGAGAGCCAGGCAACGTATCCGGTTTGGGTTGCGGATGCGTTTTTTAGCGCAGACGAGGAGGAAAAAATGAACGCAATTGATTTATTGAAAGAAGATCACGAAAAAGTAACTGAATTATTTGAAAAGCTGGAGCCGACGACCGAGCGGGCCGTCAAAAAGCGGGAAGAGCTTTTTGAGAAGCTCAGGAATGAATTAGAAATCCACGCGCAGATTGAGGAAGAGATTTTTTATCCCGCGCTGAAGGAATCGGATGAAACACGCGATATTGTTCTTGAGAGTTATGAAGAGCATAAGATCGTCAAACAGCTTTTAGAAGAGATGGATACCTTGGGTAAAGAGAGCGAAGAATGGACGGCGAAGCTCACCGTTTTAAATGAAAATGTCGAGCATCACGTCGAGGAAGAAGAGGGAGAGATGTTCAAAAGCGCGCGAAAAGTATTGAGCAAAGAGCAGCTCGAAGATCTCGGCGCTCAGATGGAAGCCCAAAAGGAGAAACTCGGAAAAGCCGCCTAGTCGTTCGATGGATCTGCCTGACCTCTGTCAGGGGGTGGATCTCTCGCCCCCTGACCCCTCCCGCGATTGATCACTCTCCGAGCATCTCCCCAATCGGTTTGAGCCCCTCGATCCGATCGCAAATGGCCTTGGCGGCCATGAGGATCGGGATCCCGAGAAGCAATCCCCAGACGCCCCAGATCCAACCCCAAAATAAGATCGCGACGAAGGTCCAGACGGTATTAATCTGACCCGCCTTACTGGTCATTAACGGCGTGATCAGCAGTCCTTCCAAGCTCTTGATCAGGATAGCGATGCCGGCAATCAGAAGCGCCATGGTAATCGTTCCGAATTGGAGATAGCCGACCAGCGCCGTTCCCCCGATGATCACGATCCCGCCAAGGAATGGAATCGATTTGAGAATGCCGGCGACCAATCCCCACATGCCGGCGTTCTCCAGCCCGATCCACCGAAAGGCGATCCAGATTGCCAACGTCACAAAAACCGTCGTGTAGAGCTGCACCAGCAAGAAGCGTTTGATCTGCATATTGACTTCATCGAGGATTTCGACGGTGATTCGCTTCTTCGCAAGGGAGGGTCCTGCGATCTTCACGAGCTTCCTTCTGAAAACGTCTCCCGAGACCAGGAGAAAATAGACCAAGAAAAGAATCATCAACGCTTGAAGTGCGGCGCCGAAGACCCCGACCGTTCCGACCCAAAGATAATCGTGTAGGTTCAACGCCGGTTTCGCCGCTTGCACCTTTGCAGGCTGTTTTGGCTGGCCCCCGTTGGTCGCCTCCGCCGCCGTTTTCTCCAGCTCCGTGGCGGCTTTCTGAACCTTGCTGAGTGTTCCGTCCGGATCGCCTTGGTTGTCATGCAGCGATTGCCTAAGCTTCTGTGCCGCCTCCGGCAGCTGTTCTAGGATCGCATCCCCTTGGCGACCGAGAGAGTAGAACATCGAGCCGGTCGCGGCGACCAGCAGCAGGAGAACCATCGCCGCCCCGATCGTTCGCGGGATTTTGCGGGCTTCCATCCAGGTGACAAGGGGATCGAGCACATAGCTGATAAAGAGCGCCAGGACGAGTGGAATGAGCACTTGGCGTGCCCATTGAAGGGTGAAGAGGGCAGCAAGAAGGGCAATGAAATTGAGGGGGAAATTGCGGACGTTGACGGCTCGAGAGACGACCGCCGGTTCGGGCGGAGAACCGGCGGCTGCGAAAGACTCAGGAGTGGTTTTACCGGCCGAAGGTTTAATTTTTAGCTGCGCCCTTCCCATATAGCATCAAAAGAATCAGGCGATCCGTATGAGTCGTCGCGGTCGTCAAAGTCGTGTCTGGAGTCTTTGGCCCACCGGCGATAGCGTTTAAAGTGCCGATTCTCTTCTTCATCTTCATAGAAAATGTGCTCTTCCATGGTCTCTCCCTCTTAGACGCGTGTTAAATAATGATTGGATCGGTTCGATCGATGTTCCCCAGTTTAAACGACGGCTATTTCTATAGGCAAAACGAATGCCAACCGGAAAATACACTGATATGAGGATGTCTCTTTTAAATCGGCTTTTAGAGGGGCCGTTCGTCTGAAAAAAAATGCAGCTTTCGTGCATCATCACTCTTCTTTTTATGTTCTTACATTCGCTGTGCGACGGTCCTAGTCCCTGCTACGACGGGTGGTCTTCCAGTTCCAACTTGCTTGGACGAGGTGATTGCCCGCCGCATCCTGGATTCCGGAGGTTAAGATCGCGGTATAGGTGGTATCCCTCTTGACCCCGAAAAGAACGAGCCGCGCCGTGCGGCTGGCGGCATCGTAAGTCATCTCGCTGATCGGTACGGCCTTCCCTCCGGAGAGAACCATGAAGTGTCCTTGCAGCGTCTCGGGTTTGATCGGCTCGCTAAACTGCGCGGTGACCGCACTTCCAAGAGCGACGTTGTTGCCGACGGGGAAGTTCTGGATCACTGTCGGTTGCGTATGATCGGGGGCGAGGCCGGTGGTAAAGGACCACTGAACGTCAATCCCGAGGGGCGTTCCGTTTAAATCGGCGACCTCTTTTCGGACGATAACGCGGTAGGTTGTCTTCGGTTGAAGCAGACCGGTCGGATCAAGGGTCGCCGTCCGCGAACTCGCATCGTAACTGACTGAGGCGGCGATTTCTTTCCCGTCCGGAGCCAGGAGGCTGAATCTACCCTGCAGGCTTTGCGGATTGATCTCTTTGCTGAAGGTCGCTTTGACTGAGGTGTTTAAAGCGAGATTCGACCCTGTGTTATCCGGCATGGTGGAGACAATCTTGAGCGGTACGGGAGCACTCACCGCGCGGGTCGTGAACGTCCAGGATTTCCAAACAGGAAGCGGATTCCCCGCGTGATCTCGGACATCACTTGTGACCGTGACCTGATAAGTCGTCTGCGGCTTCAACGGAGCGGTCGGCTGCAGCGTGGCGGTATCGGTTGCATCGTCGTAGTGGATTTCACCGGAGACCCCTTGGACGAAGAAGGTTTCGACGCGAAGGGTTTCCGGCAGAATCGATTCGGAGAAGACCACCCGGATTGGTGTGTCAATCGCGACGTCGGTCGCGTCCTCCCGAGGGAAGACGTCGGTGATCTCCGGCGCCGCCGGATCAGAGGGTGTCCCGAGGGTGGGACCGGTGGTGAATGACCAGATGACAATGGAGGGGAGCGGAGCCCCATCGAGGTCTTTGATCCCGGTCGTCAGAACCGCTTGATAGGTTTTCCCGATTTCGAAGGGAGCCGCCGGGGTAAAGGTCGCCGTCTGTCCCCGATAGCTCACCTCGCCGCTGACCCCCGTTACAACGAACGTATCTTTATTAACGGTTGCCGGGTCGATCGGAGAAGAGAAGGTGGCATGGATTTCGGCGGCGGGGGAGACATTTACCGCGCCCGACGGGGGATCGGTTGCTATGTTCATCGAGGGGTCCCCGGTTCCGGCACTGCCGCAGCCGGAGAGGGAGAATAACAAAAAGTAGAGCAGGAGGAGCGCGCGCGCTTTGGACGGCGCTTGACATCCGGACAAGGCGAGCGTGTCCCCTCGTCGGAAATCGGTAGAGCGAAGGTCTCGCAGTCGTCGCGGGCTTCGCGGTTTTATCATATTGCTGTTCCGGGTTGTTAAAAGTGGAGCCCGACGTTTCCGTAAGAAGGGACCCTCTACGGGCAAAGCTTCCGCCGGGCGGCCGATCGGTCTTTCATGAGAATTTGCAAGCGGAGTGCCTCGTTTTGGCTGTGTGGTTGAAGCGTCTTAGATAAGAATTTTTACTCGCGAAACAGGTTCAGAGGCATTTATCAAAGAAGTTCCGCGGTCCGGGAGATTGGAATAGGTTCAACCAGGAGGCAAATAGATGCACATCTCTGCTCATTTAATGCAACAGAGAAAGGAAATGGACCGATCGACTTGCGAAGACGAAAAACAGCAGGTATCATAATGACATCGTTCCCGTCAAAGGAGAAAAGATGGAGCCATCCCAATTCCCGCCCCCCGTTCAACCGGGAGAGTTTATATCACCGATCCGGTCCAGTCCGGAAAACCGGATCGAGGTCGGCATCCTTTTCGTCGGGGCCGGTCCGGCGAACCTTGCCGGTGCAGTCCGCTTGGCGCAGCTGCTGGAGACCGATCCGGAAGTAAAGGGAAGGCTCGGTGAATTCCCCATCGCGATTGCTGAGAAGGGGAAATATCCGGGGGCCCATCTGCTCGCCGGGGCGATTCTAAATCCCCGCTCCCTCCAACGGCTCTTCCCGGACTTGAAGGGAGGGACCTTCCCGCTCGAAGTCCCCGTCCAAAAAGAGGCCCTTTATCTTCTCTCCGAGAAGAAGGCCTATCCAGCGCCGATGCCGCCGACGATGCGAAATCATGGAAACTATGTGATCTCGGTCAGCCGATTTGGAAAGTGGCTCGCGGAGCAGGCCGAAGCGCTCGGCGTTTCGATTTTCAGCGAGACCGCCGGGGTGAAACTCCTCGTCGAAAACGGGGCGATTCGCGGGGTGAAGACCGGCGACAAGGGACGCGACCGGAGCGGCGCGCCGATGGAAAATTTTCAGGAAGGGGCGGAGATTCTCGCCAAGGCGACCGTCTTGGGGGAAGGGGCGCAGGGGCATTTGACGCAGGCGGCGATCGCGCACTTCGGAATCACCCGGAGCAATCCACAGACCTACTCGCTCGGCGTGAAAGAAATTTGGGAGGTCCCACACCCGCCGGCGGAGGTGATCCACACGATGGGGTGGCCGCTCCGAGGGGCTAAAAAATATAATGAATTCGGCGGCAGCTTTCTCTATCCGATGGGGGGAAACCTGGTCTCGCTCGGACTCGTCGTCGGGCTCGGCTACCGAAACGCCTGTACGTCGGTTCACGACCTTCTTCAGTTGATGAAGACCCACCCGTTCTTCCGAAAGATTCTGGAAGGGGGCCGGCGCCTTGAAAATGGATGGGGGGCGAAGACGATTCCGGAGGGAGGGTATTATTCTATCCCCGACCGTCTCTTTATGCCCGGGGGGGTGTTGGTCGGCGACTCCGCCGGGTTCCTCAATGTGCCGGCGCTGAAGGGGATTCACTATGCGATGGCCTCGGGAATGCTTGCCGCCGAGGCGATCTTTGCGGCGTTGAAATCGGGAAAGGATCTCGCGTCATCGGATTCCTTGTCTGGATATGATGCGTCGATGCGGCAGAGTTTTGTCATGCACGATCTCCATCGCGTCCGGAACATGCGCCAAGCGTTCGATCATGGATTCATCCCGGGAGTCGTGCTGGCCGGACTGATGACGGTCACCGGTGGCGCTTTTCCCGGATGGCGGTTCAAAGCGCGGCGGGATGCCGACGAGCCGCTCTTTATCGAGAAGAGAGAATATCCTCCCCCGGACGGGAAATATCTCTTCGACAAACTCACCAGTGTCCATGCCAGCGGCAACAGCAGCCGCGACAACCAGCCGAATCACCTCCGGGTGGAGGTGCAGGTTCCGGAGGAGGTCGGGGAGGCGTGGATTCATATGTGCCCTGCCCATGTTTACGAGTGGGCCACTGATTCTGAAGGACGAAGGGTCATTCGGATGAACCCGACCAACTGCGTCCAGTGCGGCGCCATCGGCGCCAAAGGGGGGAGATTAACCCCTCCGGAAGGGGGAAGCGGTCCTCAGTATTCCCTCACTTAAACATTCCTTTATAAAATCAATAACTTAAATTATCCCTGGGTGATTGTAAATTCTTTGATCCTTTCCTCTCAAGTTTTTCTTCAGGCCTGCCGATAAGAGAGTGTAAGGAGGAAAAGAAGGATGCTCTCACCCTTGGGGGCCTCTCTTTCGGGGCTCCGCGCCAGTATAGAGAAGATTGACGCATCGGCAAACAATGTTGCCAATCTCAGCACCGACCGATTCAAAAAAGATTCGATCCTCCTCAGTGAAGGAGCGGGCGGCGGGGTGGTCGTTGAGGTTGAAAAGAGCACCGAGCCGGGCCCTTTTTACCAATCCCCAAAA
Coding sequences:
- a CDS encoding hemerythrin domain-containing protein, which translates into the protein MNAIDLLKEDHEKVTELFEKLEPTTERAVKKREELFEKLRNELEIHAQIEEEIFYPALKESDETRDIVLESYEEHKIVKQLLEEMDTLGKESEEWTAKLTVLNENVEHHVEEEEGEMFKSARKVLSKEQLEDLGAQMEAQKEKLGKAA
- a CDS encoding acyltransferase, which translates into the protein MNVEVDRLPEVAPLRKPALQIPQRFFSLDAVRGLAALSVIFWHWQHFFYHGIEAAEYDRTAQPFYPLFFVFYNKGWIAVDFFFSLSGFIFFWLYSERVAARDISGRNFALLRFSRLYPLHLLALGVVLVGQSVIYHRTGQFFVYPFNDVYHFILNLLFASSWGFERGFSFNAPTSSVSIEILIYALFFILCLKGGARPWMLAPLVLAGLILLRFQPLLGRGLFSFFLGGLVFYTYAAMVKAGWVERWVGPFAWVMIAGWVVALLEGRFDLIPLGRKSAALAITGVLFPMTILALALIETKRGHLGERLSPLGDISYSLYLLHFPLQLTFMIAIGSIGWSPSFFYTKTSMLVFFTILIGLCTLSYRFLERPAQRILRDKFMA
- a CDS encoding Ig-like domain-containing protein translates to MIKPRSPRRLRDLRSTDFRRGDTLALSGCQAPSKARALLLLYFLLFSLSGCGSAGTGDPSMNIATDPPSGAVNVSPAAEIHATFSSPIDPATVNKDTFVVTGVSGEVSYRGQTATFTPAAPFEIGKTYQAVLTTGIKDLDGAPLPSIVIWSFTTGPTLGTPSDPAAPEITDVFPREDATDVAIDTPIRVVFSESILPETLRVETFFVQGVSGEIHYDDATDTATLQPTAPLKPQTTYQVTVTSDVRDHAGNPLPVWKSWTFTTRAVSAPVPLKIVSTMPDNTGSNLALNTSVKATFSKEINPQSLQGRFSLLAPDGKEIAASVSYDASSRTATLDPTGLLQPKTTYRVIVRKEVADLNGTPLGIDVQWSFTTGLAPDHTQPTVIQNFPVGNNVALGSAVTAQFSEPIKPETLQGHFMVLSGGKAVPISEMTYDAASRTARLVLFGVKRDTTYTAILTSGIQDAAGNHLVQASWNWKTTRRSRD
- a CDS encoding transport-associated protein, whose translation is MRYFKKLILATVVLSLVASFSACQKGPAEKAGEKVDKAAEKTKDEVKDVTH
- a CDS encoding AI-2E family transporter, with the translated sequence MGRAQLKIKPSAGKTTPESFAAAGSPPEPAVVSRAVNVRNFPLNFIALLAALFTLQWARQVLIPLVLALFISYVLDPLVTWMEARKIPRTIGAAMVLLLLVAATGSMFYSLGRQGDAILEQLPEAAQKLRQSLHDNQGDPDGTLSKVQKAATELEKTAAEATNGGQPKQPAKVQAAKPALNLHDYLWVGTVGVFGAALQALMILFLVYFLLVSGDVFRRKLVKIAGPSLAKKRITVEILDEVNMQIKRFLLVQLYTTVFVTLAIWIAFRWIGLENAGMWGLVAGILKSIPFLGGIVIIGGTALVGYLQFGTITMALLIAGIAILIKSLEGLLITPLMTSKAGQINTVWTFVAILFWGWIWGVWGLLLGIPILMAAKAICDRIEGLKPIGEMLGE
- a CDS encoding 4Fe-4S dicluster domain-containing protein, with translation MEPSQFPPPVQPGEFISPIRSSPENRIEVGILFVGAGPANLAGAVRLAQLLETDPEVKGRLGEFPIAIAEKGKYPGAHLLAGAILNPRSLQRLFPDLKGGTFPLEVPVQKEALYLLSEKKAYPAPMPPTMRNHGNYVISVSRFGKWLAEQAEALGVSIFSETAGVKLLVENGAIRGVKTGDKGRDRSGAPMENFQEGAEILAKATVLGEGAQGHLTQAAIAHFGITRSNPQTYSLGVKEIWEVPHPPAEVIHTMGWPLRGAKKYNEFGGSFLYPMGGNLVSLGLVVGLGYRNACTSVHDLLQLMKTHPFFRKILEGGRRLENGWGAKTIPEGGYYSIPDRLFMPGGVLVGDSAGFLNVPALKGIHYAMASGMLAAEAIFAALKSGKDLASSDSLSGYDASMRQSFVMHDLHRVRNMRQAFDHGFIPGVVLAGLMTVTGGAFPGWRFKARRDADEPLFIEKREYPPPDGKYLFDKLTSVHASGNSSRDNQPNHLRVEVQVPEEVGEAWIHMCPAHVYEWATDSEGRRVIRMNPTNCVQCGAIGAKGGRLTPPEGGSGPQYSLT
- a CDS encoding flagellar biosynthesis protein FlgC, producing MLSPLGASLSGLRASIEKIDASANNVANLSTDRFKKDSILLSEGAGGGVVVEVEKSTEPGPFYQSPKGELVQASNADLTEESTQQLLAKYAFSMNLATLKTTDEMENGIIDLLA
- a CDS encoding DNA-3-methyladenine glycosylase, translated to MRKLARSFYDRDTVVVAKELLGKYLVHRSDGVERIGQIVEVEAYLGTHDLAAHSSKGLTERTKIMFGPPGHAYVYMIYGLYYCMNVVTEREGHASAVLLRAIAPIKNIVGRTQGPGLLCRAMQIDKRLNGHDLESDDFYIAAVPEEAPPAVVKRPRVGVDYARHWARRLLRFYIKGNRFISKP